The proteins below are encoded in one region of Pseudonocardia sp. DSM 110487:
- the gndA gene encoding NADP-dependent phosphogluconate dehydrogenase, giving the protein MTVPEAKSRIGVTGLAVMGANLARNIARRGTPIAVHNRTAARTREFMEAYGSEGAFTAAETVEDFVAALERPRRIIVMVKAGAPVDAVIEELAPLLDEGDIIIDAGNSHFPDTKRRTDECAARGLRFMGVGVSGGEEGALLGPSIMPGGDPAAYAEVEEIFRSIAAQVDGTPCCVHVGPDGAGHYVKMVHNGIEYADIQLIAEAYDLLTHVAGLDAPAIGNIFEEWNSGDLESFLIEITAEVLQKTDAGTGRPLVDVILDEAEQKGTGRWTAIDALDLGVPLTGITEAVFARTLSSLKGERKAAAGTLGGPVPGAGEDRADLVDDIRQALYASKVVAYAQGFAQMRAASAANDWNLDLGAMATIWRGGCIIRAQFLNRIRDAYAEHGDVENLLMVPYFTDAVAKAQDAWRRVVITATQQGVAIPAFASSLSYYDGYRRERGPANLIQGLRDFFGAHTYRRIDTEGVFHTRWAQDGTEVRTDA; this is encoded by the coding sequence ATGACCGTGCCAGAGGCGAAGAGCCGCATCGGTGTGACGGGACTGGCCGTGATGGGGGCGAACCTGGCCCGCAACATCGCGCGGCGGGGCACGCCAATCGCCGTCCACAACCGCACCGCGGCTCGCACGCGGGAGTTCATGGAGGCCTACGGCTCGGAGGGCGCGTTCACGGCGGCCGAGACCGTCGAGGACTTCGTCGCCGCGCTGGAGCGGCCGCGGCGGATCATCGTGATGGTGAAGGCGGGCGCTCCCGTCGATGCCGTGATCGAGGAGCTGGCGCCGTTGCTCGACGAGGGCGACATCATCATCGACGCCGGCAACTCGCATTTCCCCGACACCAAACGGCGCACCGATGAGTGCGCCGCGCGGGGCCTGCGCTTCATGGGCGTCGGCGTCTCCGGTGGCGAGGAGGGCGCGCTGCTCGGGCCGAGCATCATGCCCGGTGGCGACCCGGCCGCGTACGCCGAGGTCGAGGAGATCTTCAGGAGCATCGCCGCGCAGGTGGACGGCACGCCGTGCTGCGTGCACGTCGGACCGGACGGCGCGGGCCACTACGTCAAGATGGTCCACAACGGCATCGAGTACGCCGACATCCAGCTCATCGCCGAGGCGTACGACCTGCTCACGCACGTCGCGGGCCTCGACGCGCCGGCCATCGGCAACATCTTCGAGGAGTGGAACTCGGGCGACCTGGAGTCGTTCCTCATCGAGATCACGGCCGAGGTGCTGCAGAAGACGGACGCCGGCACCGGCCGCCCGCTCGTGGACGTCATCCTCGACGAGGCCGAGCAGAAGGGCACCGGGCGCTGGACGGCGATCGACGCGCTCGACCTCGGCGTCCCGCTCACCGGCATCACCGAGGCCGTGTTCGCGCGCACCCTCTCGTCGCTGAAGGGCGAGCGGAAGGCGGCCGCGGGCACCCTCGGCGGTCCGGTGCCCGGAGCGGGCGAGGACCGGGCCGACCTGGTCGACGACATCCGGCAGGCCCTCTACGCCAGCAAGGTGGTGGCGTACGCGCAGGGCTTCGCGCAGATGCGCGCGGCGTCGGCGGCCAACGACTGGAACCTCGACCTGGGCGCGATGGCCACCATCTGGCGGGGCGGCTGCATCATCCGCGCGCAGTTCCTCAACCGCATCCGGGACGCCTACGCCGAACACGGCGACGTCGAGAACCTGCTGATGGTGCCGTACTTCACCGACGCCGTGGCCAAGGCGCAGGACGCGTGGCGCCGCGTGGTGATCACGGCGACGCAGCAGGGCGTCGCGATCCCGGCGTTCGCGAGCTCGCTGTCCTACTACGACGGCTACCGGCGCGAGCGCGGCCCCGCCAACCTGATCCAGGGCCTGCGGGACTTCTTCGGCGCCCACACCTACCGGCGGATCGACACCGAGGGCGTGTTCCACACCCGCTGGGCCCAGGACGGCACCGAGGTTCGCACGGACGCCTGA